One genomic segment of Impatiens glandulifera chromosome 6, dImpGla2.1, whole genome shotgun sequence includes these proteins:
- the LOC124941457 gene encoding ubiquitin-conjugating enzyme E2 36 — MANSNLPRRIIKETQRLLSEPAPGISASPSEENMRYFNVMILGPSQSPYEGGVFKLELFLPEEYPMAAPKVRFLTKIYHPNIDKLGRICLDILKDKWSPALQIRTVLLSIQALLSAPNPDDPLSENIAKHWKTNEAEAVETAKEWTRLYATGA; from the exons ATGGCTAACAGCAATTTACCTCGCAGAATCATCAAG GAAACTCAACGTCTCCTAAGCGAACCAG caccagGAATTAGTGCATCCCCTTCTGAAGAGAATATGCGATATTTCAATGTTATGATTCTTGGACCATCTCAGTCTCCGTATGAAG GAGGAGTTTTCAAGCTAGAGTTATTTTTGCCTGAAGAATATCCAATGGCTGCTCCAAAG GTTCGGTTCCTGACAAAAATTTACCATCCCAACATTGACAAG CTAGGAAGGATATGTCTGGACATTCTGAAGGATAAATGGAGCCCTGCCCTTCAAATTCGAACAGTGCTCTTAAG CATTCAAGCTCTTCTGAGTGCACCTAATCCAGATGATCCTCTATCAGAGAATATTGCAAAGCATTGGAAGACAAATGAAGCTGAAGCTGTCGAGACAG CAAAAGAATGGACCCGTCTATATGCAACGGGTGCTTAG